A window of Brachybacterium fresconis contains these coding sequences:
- a CDS encoding M13 family metallopeptidase — translation MTAAPTSTARSGLALTEVDPDVRLQDDLFGHVNGRWLAAHEIPADRSSDGAFHQLRDLSEQRVREIIEDAAEEVDAAEPAVAPTTDHGRVGALYRMFMDTESIERAGIAPLEDLLATVTGSADLPALTRTMAAPDSGTSALLAYVWTDDHDSSSYQVKLHQGGLGLPDESYYREEHYAEIREAYTAHLAELARIAHLPGREGLLAGEAEDLARAVMDFETRLAACHVDVVRLRDREKSYNPMDDAQRRELAPEFCWDAYLEGSGAPAAAVEVVSIGQPEFVSAAAELLAGEDLAVLRTWLALHTVGAYAPYLHADLVEEDFAFSGRVLSGAEELRERWKRAVAFVEGAVGFAVGREYVALHFPPAHKERMTVLVDALMDAYRDSITSLPWMTPATREKALAKLEKFTAKIGYPERWRTYDGLEIVPGDLVATVRASRRFDADFEYAKVGGPIDETEWHMTPQTVNAYYNPGANEIVFPAAILQPPFFDAEAEDAVNFGGIGAVIGHEVGHGFDDQGSKYDGDGNLASWWTDEDREAFDARAATLIAQYSELSPRELDDVHRVNGALTIGENIGDLGGLSIALAAYRGSRSAREVDAVLDGFTGLQRVFLSWATVWRGKNRPQEAIRRLAVDPHAPMEFRCNTVVSNLEAFHLAFDVREGDGMYRAPEQRVTIW, via the coding sequence ATGACCGCTGCCCCCACCTCCACCGCCCGCTCCGGCCTCGCGCTGACCGAGGTCGATCCCGATGTCCGCCTCCAGGACGACCTCTTCGGCCACGTCAACGGCCGCTGGCTCGCCGCCCACGAGATCCCGGCGGACCGGTCGAGCGACGGAGCCTTCCACCAGCTGCGGGACCTCTCCGAGCAACGGGTGCGGGAGATCATCGAGGACGCGGCCGAGGAGGTCGACGCCGCGGAACCCGCCGTCGCCCCCACCACCGACCACGGTCGCGTCGGCGCCCTGTACCGCATGTTCATGGACACCGAGTCGATCGAGCGCGCCGGGATCGCCCCGCTCGAGGACCTCCTGGCCACCGTGACCGGGAGCGCGGACCTGCCGGCCCTCACCCGCACCATGGCCGCGCCCGACTCGGGGACCAGCGCGCTGCTGGCCTACGTCTGGACCGACGACCACGACTCCTCCAGCTACCAGGTGAAGCTCCACCAGGGCGGTCTCGGCCTGCCCGATGAGTCCTACTACCGCGAGGAGCACTACGCCGAGATCCGGGAGGCCTACACGGCTCACCTCGCCGAACTCGCGCGCATCGCCCACCTGCCGGGCCGGGAGGGTCTGCTCGCCGGGGAGGCCGAGGACCTCGCCCGTGCGGTGATGGACTTCGAGACCCGCCTGGCCGCCTGCCACGTCGACGTGGTCCGCCTGCGCGACCGCGAGAAGTCCTACAACCCGATGGACGACGCCCAGCGCCGCGAGCTCGCCCCAGAATTCTGCTGGGACGCCTATCTCGAGGGCTCCGGGGCACCGGCCGCCGCCGTCGAGGTGGTCTCGATCGGCCAGCCCGAGTTCGTCTCCGCCGCCGCCGAGCTGCTGGCCGGCGAGGACCTCGCCGTGCTGCGCACCTGGCTGGCGCTGCACACCGTCGGCGCCTACGCCCCGTACCTGCATGCGGATCTGGTCGAGGAGGACTTCGCCTTCTCCGGCAGGGTGCTCTCCGGCGCCGAGGAGCTGCGGGAGCGCTGGAAGCGCGCGGTCGCCTTCGTCGAGGGCGCCGTGGGCTTCGCCGTCGGCCGCGAGTACGTCGCCCTCCATTTCCCGCCGGCCCACAAGGAGCGCATGACCGTCCTGGTCGACGCACTGATGGACGCCTACCGCGACTCGATCACCTCGCTTCCGTGGATGACCCCGGCCACCCGCGAGAAGGCGCTGGCCAAGCTCGAGAAGTTCACCGCGAAGATCGGCTATCCCGAGCGCTGGCGCACCTACGACGGCCTCGAGATCGTTCCCGGCGACCTGGTCGCCACGGTGCGGGCCTCCCGCCGCTTCGACGCCGACTTCGAGTACGCCAAGGTGGGCGGTCCGATCGACGAGACCGAATGGCACATGACCCCGCAGACGGTCAACGCCTACTACAACCCCGGCGCCAACGAGATCGTCTTCCCCGCCGCGATCCTCCAGCCGCCGTTCTTCGACGCCGAGGCCGAGGACGCCGTGAACTTCGGCGGCATCGGGGCGGTCATCGGACACGAGGTCGGCCACGGCTTCGACGACCAGGGCTCCAAGTACGACGGGGACGGCAACCTCGCCTCCTGGTGGACCGACGAGGACCGCGAGGCCTTCGACGCCCGTGCCGCGACCCTCATCGCCCAGTACTCCGAGCTCTCCCCCCGCGAGCTCGACGACGTCCACCGCGTCAACGGCGCCCTCACCATCGGTGAGAACATCGGTGACCTCGGCGGGCTCTCGATCGCGCTGGCGGCCTACCGCGGCAGCCGCTCGGCGCGCGAGGTCGACGCCGTCCTGGACGGCTTCACCGGGCTGCAGCGGGTGTTCCTGTCCTGGGCGACGGTGTGGCGCGGCAAGAACCGTCCCCAGGAGGCGATCCGCCGCCTCGCCGTGGACCCGCATGCGCCGATGGAGTTCCGCTGCAACACGGTGGTCTCGAATCTCGAGGCGTTCCATCTGGCCTTCGACGTGCGCGAGGGCGACGGGATGTACCGCGCCCCCGAGCAGCGCGTGACGATCTGGTGA
- a CDS encoding ADP-ribosylglycohydrolase family protein, whose product MSTHAAMTTDTGLTPEQRRRAAGSVVAAATGDALGAPYEFQAPVVASEDIDMIGGGVLGWQVGEWTDDTSMAIVVLEAAISTSNRHDLRMESAQDQIAREWYSWSLGTPDIGTLTSLVIRHASELARESGHYAPRAADFRAAAIAAHEELPANAGNGSLMRTHAAVLPYLVSSDDDAAEGIDVVCRLTHVHPDTTEACLLWGFAVRHAILTGEIDVRCGLSRLSEDRRALWTERIVEAETATPAQFRRNGWVVGAFQAAWAAVAGVCPIPDEKFAQRDTLVAALEAAARAGYDTDTVACITGSLIGAVLGPKAVPPEWRRVLFGWPGYEVEELWGLVDRLLDPMAAVEDEGR is encoded by the coding sequence GTGAGCACACATGCGGCGATGACGACGGATACCGGGCTGACCCCTGAGCAGCGCAGGCGCGCGGCCGGATCGGTGGTCGCGGCGGCGACCGGTGATGCGCTCGGTGCTCCCTACGAGTTCCAGGCCCCCGTGGTCGCATCCGAGGACATCGACATGATCGGCGGCGGGGTCCTCGGCTGGCAGGTCGGGGAGTGGACCGACGACACCTCCATGGCGATCGTGGTGCTGGAGGCCGCGATCTCCACGTCCAACCGCCATGACCTGCGGATGGAGTCCGCGCAGGACCAGATCGCCCGGGAGTGGTACTCCTGGTCGCTGGGCACCCCGGACATCGGAACGCTCACCTCGCTGGTGATCCGCCACGCCTCGGAGCTCGCGCGCGAGAGCGGCCACTACGCCCCGCGGGCGGCCGATTTCCGGGCGGCGGCGATCGCCGCGCACGAGGAGCTCCCGGCCAACGCCGGCAACGGCTCGCTCATGCGCACCCACGCGGCCGTGCTGCCCTACCTGGTGTCCTCGGACGACGACGCGGCCGAGGGCATCGACGTGGTGTGCCGTCTGACACATGTGCACCCCGACACCACCGAGGCCTGCCTGCTGTGGGGCTTCGCGGTGCGCCACGCGATCCTCACCGGCGAGATCGATGTGCGCTGCGGCCTGTCGCGGCTGTCCGAGGACCGCCGCGCGCTGTGGACCGAGCGGATCGTGGAGGCAGAGACCGCGACCCCCGCGCAGTTCCGCCGCAACGGGTGGGTGGTCGGCGCCTTCCAGGCCGCCTGGGCCGCGGTGGCGGGCGTCTGCCCGATCCCGGACGAGAAGTTCGCCCAGCGTGACACGCTGGTGGCCGCCCTCGAGGCCGCGGCCCGCGCCGGATACGACACCGACACCGTCGCCTGCATCACCGGCTCCCTGATCGGCGCCGTGCTCGGCCCCAAGGCCGTGCCGCCGGAATGGCGGCGGGTGCTGTTCGGCTGGCCGGGCTACGAGGTGGAGGAGCTGTGGGGACTGGTGGACCGGCTGCTCGACCCGATGGCGGCCGTCGAGGACGAGGGGCGCTGA
- a CDS encoding endonuclease/exonuclease/phosphatase family protein translates to MSEREPWSLRIIAWNLWELRGDLHALVETLQDLRPDIVLVQEAPRFVLPTTRLSWLARQIDRRVLLGGLGGRGLAILATDDVAAQVIRRGLQPVPQRITDLDSTYPRGIAAVRLSIPGGGAVMVSSTHLALQEENRLTHAAQLAELVEGAGAPAIVGGDLNETADGAARQALEPLLSDPAAQTEHTFPAADPGRRIDAVLTTTGVQVRAAHAVTSTTRVPTERLAGASDHLPTLLDVTL, encoded by the coding sequence ATGAGCGAACGGGAGCCCTGGTCGCTGCGGATCATCGCCTGGAACCTGTGGGAGCTGCGGGGCGACCTGCACGCCCTCGTCGAGACGCTCCAGGATCTCCGACCCGACATCGTCCTGGTGCAGGAGGCGCCCCGCTTCGTGCTGCCGACGACGCGACTGTCCTGGCTGGCCCGGCAGATCGACCGGCGGGTGCTCCTCGGCGGCCTCGGCGGGCGCGGACTGGCGATCCTCGCCACCGACGACGTCGCCGCGCAGGTGATCCGGCGGGGACTGCAGCCGGTGCCGCAGCGGATCACGGATCTGGACTCGACCTACCCGCGCGGGATCGCCGCGGTGCGGCTCTCGATCCCCGGCGGCGGCGCGGTGATGGTCTCCTCGACCCACCTGGCGCTGCAGGAGGAGAACCGGCTGACCCACGCGGCGCAGCTGGCCGAGCTCGTCGAGGGCGCGGGAGCGCCGGCGATCGTCGGCGGGGACCTGAACGAGACGGCCGACGGGGCGGCCCGTCAGGCGCTCGAGCCGCTGCTGAGCGACCCGGCCGCGCAGACCGAGCACACCTTCCCGGCGGCGGATCCGGGACGACGCATCGACGCCGTGCTGACCACGACGGGGGTGCAGGTGCGGGCCGCGCACGCGGTCACCTCGACGACGCGGGTGCCGACCGAGCGCCTGGCGGGGGCGTCGGACCACCTGCCGACCCTGCTGGACGTCACGCTCTGA
- a CDS encoding PIG-L family deacetylase: MSHDPWQLLEDAATVLVVHAHPDDESLSTGALLASLSAAGIRIELVTATRGEEGEVVPGAIAADEDRPLDLIREREVDAAGAHLGIAARHLLGTAPALAPGASPRRYRDSGMEWIREGLAGPSPSAGSDSFTHRPLEDAIDDLVALIDHVRPDVVIGYDDEGTYGHPDHVRAHHVTAAACARTATVRLEVSSAPQGSISTSGGFSWREHPATGEAVRAAVDSYRTQLTVLGTDAEGIRIRHVGGQDDVVALRTGLRVGA, translated from the coding sequence GTGAGCCACGACCCCTGGCAGCTGCTCGAGGACGCCGCCACGGTGCTGGTCGTCCACGCCCACCCCGACGACGAATCCCTCTCCACCGGCGCGCTGCTCGCCTCGCTCAGCGCCGCCGGCATCCGGATCGAGCTGGTCACCGCCACCCGCGGCGAGGAGGGCGAGGTCGTCCCCGGTGCCATCGCCGCCGACGAGGACCGCCCGCTGGACCTGATCCGCGAGCGCGAGGTCGACGCCGCCGGCGCGCACCTCGGCATCGCCGCGCGCCACCTGCTCGGCACCGCGCCCGCCCTCGCGCCCGGCGCCTCGCCCCGCCGCTACCGCGACTCCGGCATGGAGTGGATCCGCGAGGGCCTCGCCGGCCCCTCCCCGAGCGCCGGATCCGACAGCTTCACCCACCGACCGCTCGAGGACGCGATCGACGACCTGGTCGCACTGATCGACCACGTGCGCCCCGACGTCGTGATCGGCTACGACGACGAGGGCACCTACGGTCACCCCGACCATGTCCGGGCCCATCACGTCACCGCCGCGGCCTGCGCCCGCACCGCCACCGTCCGGCTCGAGGTCTCCAGCGCCCCCCAGGGGTCGATCTCGACCTCGGGCGGCTTCAGCTGGCGCGAGCACCCCGCCACCGGCGAGGCCGTGCGCGCCGCGGTGGACTCGTATCGCACGCAGTTGACCGTCCTGGGCACCGATGCGGAAGGGATCCGGATCCGCCACGTCGGCGGGCAGGACGACGTCGTGGCGCTGCGGACGGGGCTGCGCGTCGGCGCCTGA
- a CDS encoding glycosyltransferase: MPADALRIAAISLHTSPVEEPGGADAGGMNVVVLEQSLALTRLGHEVDLFTRRRDPDSPAVVEVAERLRLHHVDAGPPRPLAKSDMEQAIAPFRQALHPLLAAGSYDLIHSHHWFSGVAALPVARELHLPHLQSFHSVAAPDGAEGLHAGEPAESSGRIPGEQFVATGSDLIVAVSEAEAATVAERYGVPGDRLSVVRPGVDVDRFRPCTDVGARRQRPTLLFTARLQPLKAPDLALEVLAHLDPALEARLVLAGGVSQDFTEYLAEMRDRTEELEVADRVEFVGSLGRDELAEAMRCAGVLVLTSWSETFGLVALEAQASGTPVVAWRCAGGVQEAVDPDHGVVLTSRDPDVWAEAVQSLLGDAAQYDAAVRSARAFAATRTWESAAQSLAALYTRVLESHEGARP; encoded by the coding sequence ATGCCTGCCGACGCTCTGCGCATCGCCGCGATCTCCCTGCACACCTCGCCCGTCGAGGAGCCCGGCGGCGCCGATGCCGGCGGCATGAACGTCGTGGTCCTGGAGCAGTCCCTGGCGCTGACCCGGCTGGGCCATGAGGTGGATCTGTTCACCCGGCGCCGCGATCCCGACTCCCCCGCCGTCGTCGAGGTCGCCGAGCGGCTCCGCCTCCATCACGTCGACGCCGGTCCGCCCCGGCCGCTCGCCAAGAGCGACATGGAGCAGGCCATCGCTCCGTTCCGGCAGGCGCTGCATCCGCTCCTGGCCGCGGGTTCCTATGATCTCATCCACTCCCACCACTGGTTCAGCGGCGTCGCCGCGCTCCCCGTCGCCCGCGAACTGCACCTGCCCCACCTGCAGTCCTTCCACTCCGTCGCTGCCCCCGACGGCGCCGAGGGCCTCCATGCCGGAGAGCCCGCGGAGTCCTCCGGTCGCATCCCCGGCGAGCAGTTCGTCGCCACCGGCTCCGATCTGATCGTCGCCGTCTCCGAGGCGGAGGCCGCCACGGTCGCCGAGCGCTACGGCGTCCCCGGCGACCGGCTCAGCGTGGTGCGTCCCGGGGTGGACGTGGACCGCTTCCGCCCCTGCACCGACGTCGGCGCCCGGCGGCAGCGACCGACCCTCCTGTTCACCGCACGGCTGCAGCCGCTGAAGGCCCCTGACCTCGCCCTGGAGGTCCTCGCCCACCTCGACCCCGCCCTCGAGGCGCGCCTGGTCCTCGCCGGCGGCGTCTCGCAGGACTTCACCGAGTATCTCGCCGAGATGCGGGACCGCACCGAGGAGCTCGAGGTCGCCGATCGGGTCGAGTTCGTCGGATCGCTGGGACGGGACGAGCTCGCCGAGGCGATGCGCTGCGCCGGGGTGCTGGTGCTGACCAGCTGGTCCGAGACCTTCGGCCTGGTGGCCCTCGAGGCGCAGGCCAGCGGCACGCCCGTCGTGGCCTGGCGCTGTGCAGGCGGGGTGCAGGAGGCCGTCGATCCGGACCATGGCGTGGTGCTGACCAGCCGCGATCCCGACGTCTGGGCCGAGGCGGTGCAGTCCCTGCTCGGCGATGCCGCGCAGTACGACGCCGCGGTGCGCTCCGCCCGTGCCTTTGCCGCCACCCGCACCTGGGAGTCCGCCGCGCAGTCCCTGGCAGCGCTGTACACCCGTGTTCTCGAGTCCCACGAAGGAGCTCGCCCGTGA
- a CDS encoding class I SAM-dependent methyltransferase — translation MDTAEKVDWATLNAHAAGRPARRLVGKAIAAAGGDRHPGVVLDVGAGAGADSLQFARRGWTVHAYDSDDTLAARLVENERMPGAVQFHHVDIAEVEEFPAAQIVYSTYTLGLLGPDALRDTWTKLVAALPRGGVMAVDLFGTNDTWAERADVATLPLHEIDEMFRGFQVIDRTVRDEDGRFLADKKHWHVITTLARKLR, via the coding sequence ATGGATACGGCGGAGAAGGTGGATTGGGCAACGTTGAACGCCCATGCGGCGGGCCGCCCTGCCCGCCGTCTCGTGGGGAAGGCGATCGCGGCCGCCGGTGGTGATCGCCACCCGGGTGTGGTCCTGGACGTCGGCGCTGGTGCCGGTGCCGATTCCCTGCAGTTCGCGCGACGCGGCTGGACCGTGCACGCCTACGACAGCGACGACACCCTGGCCGCCCGCCTCGTCGAGAACGAGCGGATGCCCGGTGCGGTGCAGTTCCACCACGTCGACATCGCCGAGGTCGAGGAATTCCCGGCGGCGCAGATCGTGTACTCGACCTACACGCTGGGACTGCTCGGGCCGGACGCCTTGCGTGACACCTGGACGAAGCTGGTCGCCGCCCTGCCGCGCGGCGGGGTGATGGCCGTGGACCTGTTCGGCACCAATGACACCTGGGCCGAGCGAGCGGACGTGGCGACGCTCCCGCTCCATGAGATCGACGAGATGTTCCGGGGCTTCCAGGTCATCGACCGCACGGTGCGGGACGAGGACGGCCGCTTCCTGGCGGACAAGAAGCACTGGCACGTGATCACGACCCTGGCGCGCAAGCTGCGCTGA
- a CDS encoding FAD-dependent monooxygenase, with the protein MRPLRDEADLLLGADGTHSLVRRSGWPGAAARSHGVTVLRGTADIDPPEVAETWGGGWLVGITPLAGATRTGTAPAGTNWFACLPEHRTPSVAEDLAHLRDVVGGRRAPIETLLDAIRPETTLVHGIHTVPAIAPVRQNVALLGDAAHAMAPNLGHGANTALEDADALAAALRERSSIPAALRDYALRRAAVDQAWRLGSAVMLQMAMMQSRAGLRDRALRRIASLGPL; encoded by the coding sequence GTGCGCCCGCTGCGTGACGAGGCGGATCTCCTGCTCGGAGCCGATGGCACGCACTCCCTCGTGCGCCGCTCCGGCTGGCCCGGGGCGGCAGCGCGCAGCCACGGGGTGACCGTGCTGCGCGGGACCGCCGACATCGATCCACCCGAAGTGGCCGAGACGTGGGGCGGCGGCTGGCTGGTGGGCATCACGCCGTTGGCCGGAGCCACCCGGACCGGTACAGCTCCGGCCGGCACGAACTGGTTCGCCTGCCTCCCGGAGCATCGCACCCCCTCGGTGGCGGAGGATCTCGCCCACCTGCGCGATGTCGTCGGCGGCCGCCGAGCACCGATCGAGACTCTCCTGGATGCGATCCGACCGGAGACCACCCTCGTCCACGGCATCCACACCGTCCCTGCGATCGCGCCGGTGCGACAGAACGTCGCTCTGCTCGGCGACGCCGCCCACGCGATGGCGCCCAATCTCGGACACGGGGCGAACACAGCTCTGGAGGACGCCGACGCGCTCGCGGCCGCCCTGCGGGAGCGCAGCAGCATCCCCGCCGCATTGCGCGACTACGCCCTGCGACGTGCCGCCGTGGATCAGGCGTGGCGGCTCGGCTCGGCGGTCATGCTGCAGATGGCGATGATGCAGTCGCGGGCGGGCCTGCGAGATCGTGCGCTCCGCCGGATCGCGAGCCTCGGCCCCCTCTGA
- a CDS encoding HNH endonuclease, which translates to MDTTRSGDRPDEEEPVTGTASSGGHDPLTAVTDRLAAFDGSPEARVALAEILAVTLQAFTMTSSVRDPLPSTAAGTAEESLAVLGGLEQLTSSVAAIDAIWQVRAERRIREDDEARSMRRPEQGKGAAHEIGHARRISPASSSFSLASARRLVNQMPDVHAALLSGRMPQRKASTLSRALSAADPDTIARIDELVGANPLALAGAGERKLRSEVQMLIQEFEPGRSRERAERAARSRHVTMTPLADGMAQVSAVLRGIDAAGMMKTLHRRAESLRAAGAKESVPALEADLLVDAALHSGAPEADAPEDSAPDGDAREGRAPYESAPKRPRTTPGLDVGIVISDTALLGRGDDTECARLEGYGALPAHIVTDTLRGTPPGYLAGSEEAYPEEPHPDEMVSAFYRRLYMRPSTGELVGMESRARAFPAGLARMIRWRDATCRTPWCNATIRQIDHVTPHHRGGPTSFDNGQGLCVRCNLLKELGLWVLTPLGPGDLDSAGPTTAGVGPGRDDTAQHDTAQRGTVWATTDENKSGTAGSSPSHGWAWTSPHGAQGISATPRLLGSALTGAARHGPDPQEPDPGSTVPGDEPQDPADPDGSPDPDDSGQTPGAPDPAVGSDGPGSSPEPPTGSPTASRPPTIPDEEGITSHDAAQEDPRPGRGRGRTRGLDRPRPRRARRRADRRELRRPRRGDIPGDVRLRPAGAESTRGAGSGAGGLGLPATGLSHRRGFARSPHGPRRGRSARGPLRSGADPPGGSARHGSDHSTTDRGRAPAA; encoded by the coding sequence ATGGACACGACGCGCAGCGGGGATCGCCCCGACGAGGAGGAGCCGGTCACCGGCACCGCCTCCTCGGGCGGTCACGACCCGCTGACCGCGGTCACCGACCGGCTCGCCGCGTTCGACGGCAGCCCCGAGGCGCGGGTCGCGCTCGCCGAGATCCTGGCCGTCACGCTGCAGGCCTTCACGATGACGAGTTCGGTGCGGGACCCGCTGCCGAGCACCGCTGCGGGAACGGCCGAGGAATCACTGGCCGTCCTGGGCGGTCTGGAACAGCTGACGTCGTCCGTGGCAGCGATCGATGCCATCTGGCAGGTCCGTGCCGAACGACGGATCAGGGAGGACGATGAGGCCCGGAGCATGCGCAGACCGGAGCAGGGCAAGGGCGCCGCCCACGAGATCGGACATGCCCGCCGCATCTCCCCCGCGTCCTCCTCCTTCTCCCTCGCCTCCGCCCGGCGTCTCGTGAATCAGATGCCGGACGTCCATGCCGCGCTCTTATCGGGGCGCATGCCGCAGCGGAAGGCGTCGACGCTGTCCCGCGCTCTGTCCGCGGCGGACCCGGACACCATCGCCCGCATCGATGAGCTGGTCGGCGCGAACCCGCTGGCGCTGGCGGGCGCCGGAGAGCGGAAGCTGCGCTCCGAGGTGCAGATGCTGATCCAGGAGTTCGAGCCCGGGAGGTCCCGCGAGCGGGCCGAGCGCGCCGCCCGTTCCCGGCACGTGACGATGACGCCGCTGGCCGACGGCATGGCCCAGGTCAGTGCCGTGCTGCGCGGGATCGATGCGGCCGGGATGATGAAGACCCTCCACCGCCGAGCCGAGTCCCTGCGGGCGGCCGGGGCGAAGGAGTCCGTCCCGGCTCTGGAGGCGGATCTGCTCGTGGACGCCGCCCTGCACAGCGGCGCGCCGGAGGCCGATGCACCGGAGGACAGTGCACCGGACGGTGACGCACGGGAGGGCAGGGCGCCGTACGAGAGCGCGCCGAAGCGTCCGCGCACCACACCCGGCCTCGACGTCGGCATCGTCATCTCCGACACGGCTCTGCTGGGACGCGGCGACGACACCGAATGCGCCCGGCTCGAGGGGTACGGCGCACTGCCCGCCCACATCGTCACCGACACCTTGCGGGGCACCCCGCCGGGATACCTGGCCGGGTCCGAGGAGGCCTACCCCGAGGAGCCCCATCCCGACGAGATGGTGTCGGCGTTCTACCGGAGGCTGTACATGCGGCCCAGCACCGGCGAGCTGGTCGGCATGGAGTCCCGGGCACGAGCCTTCCCTGCCGGCCTCGCCCGGATGATCCGCTGGCGCGACGCCACCTGCCGCACCCCCTGGTGCAATGCGACCATCCGACAGATCGACCATGTGACGCCTCACCACCGCGGCGGCCCGACCAGCTTCGACAACGGCCAGGGCCTGTGCGTGCGCTGCAATCTGCTCAAGGAGCTCGGCCTCTGGGTGCTCACACCGCTGGGCCCGGGCGATCTCGACTCGGCCGGGCCGACGACGGCCGGGGTCGGGCCCGGAAGGGACGACACCGCCCAGCACGACACCGCCCAGCGCGGCACGGTCTGGGCCACCACGGACGAGAACAAGTCGGGAACCGCCGGCTCCTCGCCGTCACATGGCTGGGCCTGGACCAGTCCCCACGGTGCACAGGGCATCTCCGCCACCCCGCGCCTGCTGGGTTCGGCACTGACGGGTGCTGCCCGGCACGGCCCGGACCCCCAGGAGCCGGACCCCGGCTCCACGGTCCCCGGAGACGAGCCCCAGGACCCTGCCGATCCCGACGGCTCACCTGATCCCGACGACTCCGGGCAGACACCCGGGGCTCCGGACCCGGCAGTAGGGTCGGACGGGCCGGGATCATCGCCGGAACCACCGACGGGATCACCGACGGCATCACGTCCTCCGACCATTCCCGACGAGGAAGGCATCACGTCCCATGACGCAGCGCAGGAGGATCCGCGTCCTGGGCGCGGGCGTGGCCGGACTCGCGGCCTCGATCGCCCTCGCCCACGACGGGCACGACGTCGAGCTGATCGACGAGAACTTCGACGTCCCCGCCGTGGAGACATCCCTGGGGATGTTCGGCTCCGCCCAGCGGGTGCTGAGTCGACTCGGGGTGCTGGAAGCGGTGCAGGAGGTCTCGGCCTCCCCGCGACAGGGCTCTCTCATCGGCGCGGATTCGCGCGTTCTCCTCACGGTCCCCGCCGGGGACGCTCTGCTCGTGGCCCGCTCCGATCTGGTGCGGATCCTCCAGGCGGCAGTGCCCGACACGGTTCGGATCACTCGACGACGGATCGAGGACGTGCGCCCGCTGCGTGA